gaccataatatatggtatcaacGTAGTAGCAATTAAGTGACTGTTCAAATTGGAATGATCCTTTCTGTAATCATCCGTGAAACAACTGTGGTGGAGAACCGCTTTTCCTGccttccacataccacttgaaatttctctaaaacgggtcatccactcacatcccaacacatgacgcttgcaaataaccctccaaaatttacctttggactgatcacaaatgaactctttcttttctttgagacaatattatctcactgcgcctttcatttcctgcttgttctgaaataacatacctaattgtataatacaaggaaaattatcaaccccttaaaaatgggccaacaaataaaaagaatattcatTGCCATCATACTAACCTGATCTGATAAATTCAGGTTTTTTACAATCCCAAAATGCAGATTGAACTGGACCGTCATCTCTCATGAAGGCAAAATCATCCGGGCCTTCTTTTGTGTTATCCAAATATGGAATCGCATTAGAATGATAGCTAACGTTACCATCACTTCGAGTAGTAATGTCTTTATAAGAATGACCATCATCATCAGATGAGTGATCATCGTCTGTTTCTGTGTGATCTAATGGGATATCACTATCTGACTCATCGGAGTGATCATTAGCTACATCATTATTGCTTACAATTTGTGTGAGTTGAGTTAATACGGGgttttcttcaaaatcgttaCACCTACAAACATAGGACAATTCAGGGGGttcacactactaaaaaatcagcgtttagtgacggaatattagcgaCAGACCATATTCTGTCGCTAATTAACGACGGATTAGCTACAGATACCTCATTTTGTCGCAAAAAAAGAAACTAAAATTTTATCTCATTATATAGCGACGGATTAGCAACGAAAAATGAGTTTCGTTACTAATAATTAGCGCGAATTTTTGGCGCCTTAAATTTACTACAGATTTAGCAACAGAAGAGGcgcgacaaattttatttttaagtaGCGACGGATTCAGCAACGAAATATCCGTCTCTAGGCCTTtaatttttctagaaaaaaataaatatttgcaGCAACGGAAAATTTTGTCGCAATATTAACTATTAAAAGAAATCAATGTATTATTTAGCGACGGATTTTATAATCCGTCGCTATTCCGTCGTTAAATGTAAAAAACAAAAGATATCTCCTAGCTAGGTTACGCATTCTTTCATTTCCAACACAGTAGCCAAACACGGATAGAGAGATAGACTGCGAAATTGGTaacatagagagagagagcacaacatagatcaaaataatgtgaatctagggtttacattgtgtttttctcttcttctactgcaacttttatctaaaggaaaggtatgTTTTGATTTTTGTATGTGTTATGGGCAGTTTATTTCTTCTTTACCTCCTTCTTTGTGTTTTCTGACATTAAATCTAAAACAAAATTAAGATATCTGTGTTTTCTTGCTTATTATCTAAATGACAGAGTGTTTTAAGTGTTTTTTTTGGCTAAAATCAAAGTTGGGTGTGTTGAAAAATGTtgggtttataatttatttgaaggttaAGTATTGGGAATCTCTATTTGGGCGAAAATCTAATGAAAATGGAAATTCGACCTTTATTTGTGCTAAATCTTGTAGGATAATATTATTTGGTGGTTAAAGTTTGTTTTAATTTATTGCATGTCGagaaaaagcttgaagaactcaacattctttatataatctgtgatttgaaatcagtgttagtgaactgggtttcttactcgatttttttttgtttcagtttcagttttgttAATTTCAATTTGTCATTTATTTTACTAAAAGGTGAATGATATGTTCTGTTTCACTAAGTTATTTCAGCTTGTTCTTCCATTTAGAGGTCATTCGGTTGTATTAATGATATGGAGACAGAACATTAATTTGATTGCTTTGTTTATGTCAACATTAATAGGAACATGAATAATCTAGAGCGTGATTGGATGTACAATAGGTTGGATGGCCGAGGGGGTATAAACTCTAGCTTTGTAACCGGTGTAGATAATTTTACCCAATTTGCACTTTCTCAACGAAATTACATGAGCGGTAACAAGGTTAGATGTCCATGTAAAAAATGTCACAACATTAAATACATGGATGTTGAAATCGTTGAATATCACCTTTTTAATTTTGGATTTGTTGAGGACTATTTTGTTTGGGAGTATCAAGGGGAAAAAGATGTGATCGGTGAGATAGCTTCTGGTAATGATTTGCATGATGGTTATCAACCTGAATCGGGATTCGATAATCCATACCGACAAATGGTCTTGGATGCAGCTGGACCCAACTTTGGTCAGGGTTCGAGTTCGCAATCTTATAGCAATATTGAAGTTGATTCTTCTCATCCTTATGAACCTTCAATAGAGGAGGAGCCTAATCCTTCAATGGAGGAGGAGCCTAATCCCGAGTCCCAAAGATTTTACAATTTGCTACTAGCTGCTGATGAAAAATTATATCCCGGTTCTTCTCTCTCTCAGCTTGCAGTAGTCTCTAGAATGTTAAATATTAAAATGGAGAATACTTTGTCACAGAGAGGTTATAACCAAATGATACAATTGTTGAAAGACGCTTTACCTGAAGATAACAAAGTGCTTGATAGCTATTATCAGACTAAGAAACTAGTGCGTAGTTTGGGTTTGCCAGTTGAAAAAATTGATTGTTGTGATTCAGGATGTATGTTGTATTGGGGTGATGATGAACACCTTACATCTTGTAAATTCTGTGGTAACCAGAGGTATAAGCGTCGTGTCGGCTCTCGTAAGAGGAAATTGGTCCCTTACAAGAAAATGTATTATTTTCCTTTGATTCCTAGATTGAAAAGATTATATGCATCCCATGCTACAGCTGCCGACATGAGATGGCATCATGAGCATACACAAGAGGATGGGGTAATGCGTCATCCATCAGACTCTGAGGCTTGGAAGAACTTCAATGAAACTCATTCTTTTTTTGCTGCTGAACCAAGGAATGTAAGGTTAGGGTTATGTACTGATGGTTTCCAACCGTTTAGTCAATCTGGGAGGAAATACTCTTCGTGGCCAGTGATTGTCACCCCATACAATTTGCCTCCAGGAATGTGTATGAAAGAGGCATATATGTTCTTAACTGTCATTGTTCCTGGGCCAAACAATCCcaaacataaaattgatgttTATCTGCAACCTCTAATAAAGGAATTGACTTTGTTGTGGGAGACAGGTGTAGAAGCATTTGACATCTCGAAAAAGCAAAACTTTCAACTGTGGGCAGCTTTGATGTGGACAATCAGTGACTTCCCAGCATATTCTATGTTATCAGGATGGAGTACTGCGGGCAAGTTagcatgtccttattgtatggagGAAACACAATCCTTTAGATTACAACATGGCAGGAAAACATCTTGGTTTGATAGTCATAGAATGTTCCTTGACCAACATCATCCTTTTAGGAGAGATCGTAAAAACTTTCTCAAAGGTAAGACTGTCAAAAGACTATCACCACTCTATAGAACAGGAGAGGAAATTTTGAACCAAATTTGTGACTTGGGGATAAGGAAAGTAACAGAGTTAGATGCACAGGAAGTTAATCAGAGAATATGTAAGTCTTGTGGATGGAAAAAGCGAAGCATATTTTGGGATTTGCCTTATTGGAGTTCTAACATGATTCGACATAATCTTGACGTcatgcatattgaaaaaaatgTCTTTGATAATATATTTAATACAATTCTTAATATTGATAACAAAACCAAAGACAATCTACAATCACGTCAAGATATGGTAAATTACTGTGATCGACCACAGTTGGCAAAGGACACTAGTGGAAAATATCCAAAAGCTATATATACAATAGCTAAGGAAGAAAGAGTTATCTTGTTCAATTGGGTCAAGGGTTTGAAGTTTCCAGATGGATATGTTTCGAATTTGGGTAGATGTCCAGACACAAATGCGAAAAGATTATTTGGCatgaaaagtcatgattgccATGTGTTCATGCAACGACTAATGCCTATTGCTTTTCGTGAACTGCTTCCCAGTAATGTGTGGCAAGCACTTACAGAATTGagcttatttttttaaagatcTTACTTCAATCACTCTACGAGTGGATGACATGGAAAGATTAGAGGCAGACATCCCGCAAATCTTGTGTAAGTTAGAACGTATATTTCCTCCTGGGTTCTTTGACTCAATGGAACATCTGCCTGTGTACCTGCCATATGAAGCAAAGATTGCTGGACCTGTACAATATCGATGGATGTATCCTTTTGAAAGGTAAATTTGAAACTTTATGTTCAAATTGTGACAAGTATGATAAACATAACTTTTATAATATAACGGTCCATCCATTTGTGTATTTAGGTACCTCGGAACTCTTAAAAGAATGATTGGGAATAAAGCTAGTGTTGAGGGTTCCATTTGTGAAGCATACTTGATGAAGGAGTCAACACATTTGTTTTCTCATTATTTTGAACCTCATGTCATGACACGTAATCACGATGTGGACcgtaatgatgatggtggtgCTGTAGAAGATCTTGAAGGAAATTTATCAATATTCACCCATCCCGGTCGACTATGGGGAGAAGCAAAAAAGAGGAATTTATCCCTTGAAGAAATCAAGGCTGCCCAAACTTACATTTTACTAAATTGTAAAGAGGTTGAACCGTTTGTGAGGTAGCATTTGAATGTTAAACTCAATTATTATTATAAATGTCTCCATATATATCATGACTTTCTATTGAACTTAATTTGTTGCAATGAAGTATGTACGTGCAACGTCTGCAAGGAGAATTCCCGAATCTATCTCAAGGTCAAATAGATGAGAGCCTTGAAGCATATTTCTCTATATGGTTCAAGGAATATGTAAGTTTCAACAATCATTAATTTTTATACAATATGTTATTAAATTCTCAAAATTTAACTAAGTCTTACATTTTTCCAAATAGGTCCGCTGCAACCATATTGAGAATAAATTCTTGCGTAGTCTTGCTCATGGACCACTAATAGGCGCTACATGTCATTCTGTGTATTTTACTAATGGATACAAATTTCACACAGACAGTCATGGTAGCGCAAGATCAACAATGAACAGTGGAGTTTGTATCTCGGATCCAAATTTTGGTGATTACTATGGACGGATAAAAGAGATTATACAAGTGGAATTTCGTGAAGATCCTTTAAAGCAAACTGTGTTATTCAACTGTGAATGGTTTGATCCAACTATGGATGTTGGTGTTAAAAAGCATAATCA
Above is a genomic segment from Lycium barbarum isolate Lr01 chromosome 12, ASM1917538v2, whole genome shotgun sequence containing:
- the LOC132624720 gene encoding uncharacterized protein LOC132624720; protein product: MDVEIVEYHLFNFGFVEDYFVWEYQGEKDVIGEIASGNDLHDGYQPESGFDNPYRQMVLDAAGPNFGQGSSSQSYSNIEVDSSHPYEPSIEEEPNPSMEEEPNPESQRFYNLLLAADEKLYPGSSLSQLAVVSRMLNIKMENTLSQRGYNQMIQLLKDALPEDNKVLDSYYQTKKLVRSLGLPVEKIDCCDSGCMLYWGDDEHLTSCKFCGNQRYKRRVGSRKRKLVPYKKMYYFPLIPRLKRLYASHATAADMRWHHEHTQEDGVMRHPSDSEAWKNFNETHSFFAAEPRNVRLGLCTDGFQPFSQSGRKYSSWPVIVTPYNLPPGMCMKEAYMFLTVIVPGPNNPKHKIDVYLQPLIKELTLLWETGVEAFDISKKQNFQLWAALMWTISDFPAYSMLSGWSTAGKLACPYCMEETQSFRLQHGRKTSWFDSHRMFLDQHHPFRRDRKNFLKGKTVKRLSPLYRTGEEILNQICDLGIRKVTELDAQEVNQRICKSCGWKKRSIFWDLPYWSSNMIRHNLDVMHIEKNVFDNIFNTILNIDNKTKDNLQSRQDMVNYCDRPQLAKDTSGKYPKAIYTIAKEERVILFNWVKGLKFPDGYVSNLGRCPDTNAKRLFGMKSHDCHVFMQRLMPIAFRELLPSNVWQALTELSLFF
- the LOC132624721 gene encoding uncharacterized protein LOC132624721, coding for MERLEADIPQILCKLERIFPPGFFDSMEHLPVYLPYEAKIAGPVQYRWMYPFERYLGTLKRMIGNKASVEGSICEAYLMKESTHLFSHYFEPHVMTRNHDVDRNDDGGAVEDLEGNLSIFTHPGRLWGEAKKRNLSLEEIKAAQTYILLNCKEVEPFVSMYVQRLQGEFPNLSQGQIDESLEAYFSIWFKEYVRCNHIENKFLRSLAHGPLIGATCHSVYFTNGYKFHTDSHGSARSTMNSGVCISDPNFGDYYGRIKEIIQVEFREDPLKQTVLFNCEWFDPTMDVGVKKHNQYKLVDVNHRRRYKKYEPFILAMQATQVCYVSYPSKKKDKDDWVAVLKVKPQNVVELADEEVMVTAPDLNVPFQVEEVEVHEIDMNVSIDENILLYDPNGNAIVMDEPIDDRSLPEHHEIQNESTEEEFETEEEYETEEEYETEETTEDEEEFEEGTDSD